The following are from one region of the Halorussus rarus genome:
- a CDS encoding NADH-quinone oxidoreductase subunit J encodes MVYETLTFGLFALVTIASSLGVVLARDVWHSALLLGVALLSVAVHYVMLQAEFLAAMQVLVYVGGVLVLITFAVMLTRQADTEEVSNA; translated from the coding sequence ATGGTATACGAGACACTCACGTTCGGACTGTTCGCGCTCGTCACGATCGCGAGCAGTCTGGGCGTCGTCCTGGCGCGGGACGTGTGGCACTCGGCGTTACTGCTGGGCGTCGCGCTGCTCTCAGTCGCGGTCCACTACGTGATGTTACAGGCCGAGTTCCTCGCCGCGATGCAGGTGCTGGTCTACGTGGGCGGCGTACTCGTCCTCATCACGTTCGCCGTGATGCTGACGCGCCAGGCTGACACGGAGGAGGTATCGAACGCATGA
- a CDS encoding NADH-quinone oxidoreductase subunit J family protein, producing the protein MSGYDDDREERGLSADPDVGDRGRLWPGVAAVALFAVMAWVFVGAEFGEAAASFAGDAGVTASIGYAMFNIAAQNAVPSEGFLIPFEVIDLVLVAALVGAVMLARRDDGGEITSALRSDAVEQESTPGEVVADGGERTSTDERSESVGSEEVDD; encoded by the coding sequence ATGAGCGGATACGACGACGACCGCGAGGAGCGGGGCCTCAGCGCCGACCCCGACGTCGGCGACCGAGGTCGACTGTGGCCGGGCGTGGCCGCGGTCGCGCTGTTCGCGGTGATGGCGTGGGTCTTCGTCGGCGCCGAGTTCGGCGAGGCCGCCGCGAGTTTCGCGGGCGACGCGGGCGTCACCGCGAGCATCGGCTACGCGATGTTCAACATCGCCGCCCAGAACGCCGTGCCCAGCGAGGGGTTCCTGATCCCCTTCGAGGTCATCGACCTCGTGCTGGTCGCGGCGCTGGTCGGCGCGGTGATGCTGGCCCGCCGGGACGACGGCGGCGAGATCACGTCGGCGCTGCGCTCGGACGCGGTCGAGCAGGAGTCGACGCCCGGCGAGGTCGTGGCGGACGGCGGTGAGCGAACGTCGACGGACGAGCGGAGCGAGTCCGTCGGAAGCGAGGAGGTGGACGACTGA
- the nuoK gene encoding NADH-quinone oxidoreductase subunit NuoK, producing MVPIQYYLLLSAAIFCIGVFGILTRRNALLFLMSVELLLNAANINLVAFSRFHGNLTGQTFSLFTLALAAAEVAVGIGIILVLYRNFANVDVTEATTMRW from the coding sequence ATGGTACCCATCCAGTACTACCTCCTGCTGTCGGCCGCGATCTTCTGCATCGGCGTGTTCGGCATCCTGACCCGCCGGAACGCGCTTCTGTTCCTGATGAGCGTGGAGCTGCTGCTGAACGCGGCCAACATCAACCTGGTCGCGTTCTCCCGGTTCCACGGCAACCTGACGGGCCAGACGTTCAGCCTGTTCACGCTGGCGCTGGCGGCCGCCGAGGTCGCGGTCGGCATCGGCATCATCCTCGTGTTGTACCGCAACTTCGCGAACGTGGACGTGACCGAAGCGACAACGATGAGGTGGTGA
- the nuoL gene encoding NADH-quinone oxidoreductase subunit L translates to MAALPFELTPAIAALPFVSFLIALFVGAFAPRLLPKGGAIPGIIATGGSLLLSLWAFLAVSGGETYHEYITWVAGAGEATFDLHLGVLVDPLSAMMLVIVSLVAFLVHIFSLGYMNDEGETGLPRYYAGLGLFTASMLSFVFADNLLMAFMFFELVGLCSWLLIGFWFRDDAPPSAAKKAFLVTRFGDYFFLVGLVGVFATFGTSMFVAGGEGGEHALQSFPHLAELALVEGETAGITTYLGLDPQAWFAVLGLLILGGVVGKSAQFPLHTWLPDAMEGPTPVSALIHAATMVAAGVYLVARIYGFYALLPNVLALIAFVGGFTALFAATMGVVKKEIKQVLAYSTISQYGYMMLGLGAGGYVAATFHLMTHAFFKALLFLGAGSVIIAMHHNEDMWDMGGLKERMPVTYWTFLSGSLALAGIVPFAGFWSKDEILYEALARGMENELLLAAYAMGLLAVFFTGFYTFRMVALTFHGEPRSDTARDPHGVRWNVKGPLAVLGILAAVAGLVNMVPVAELTGLHIEYLHAWLDGPITATSVHHYVEVLEAAGVHHADLSPILPGLVSLALALAGAGLGYWLYASEPQEYTDKLGGAKTVLYNNYYQDEYQVWLAEGLTLPLARAADKFDQGVIDGVVNGVSSVSLFGGNRVRRVQTGVVSNYAFLLTASFVVLLVAIGLLGGWF, encoded by the coding sequence ATGGCAGCACTCCCCTTCGAACTGACTCCGGCCATCGCGGCCCTGCCGTTCGTATCGTTCCTGATCGCGCTGTTCGTCGGCGCGTTCGCCCCGCGGCTGCTCCCCAAGGGCGGCGCGATCCCCGGCATCATCGCGACCGGCGGCTCGCTGCTCCTGTCGCTGTGGGCGTTCCTCGCGGTGTCGGGCGGCGAGACCTACCACGAGTACATCACGTGGGTCGCGGGCGCCGGCGAGGCGACGTTCGACCTGCACCTGGGCGTCCTCGTCGACCCGCTATCGGCGATGATGCTCGTCATCGTCTCGCTGGTCGCGTTCCTGGTCCACATCTTCAGCCTCGGGTACATGAACGACGAGGGCGAGACGGGCCTGCCCCGGTACTACGCCGGCCTGGGCCTGTTCACCGCGAGCATGCTCTCGTTCGTCTTCGCGGACAACCTGCTGATGGCGTTCATGTTCTTCGAGCTGGTGGGCCTGTGCTCGTGGCTGCTCATCGGCTTCTGGTTCCGCGACGACGCGCCGCCGAGCGCGGCGAAGAAGGCGTTCCTCGTCACCCGGTTCGGCGACTACTTCTTCCTCGTCGGCCTGGTCGGCGTCTTCGCCACCTTCGGCACGTCGATGTTCGTCGCGGGCGGCGAGGGCGGCGAGCACGCGCTCCAGTCGTTCCCCCACCTGGCCGAGCTGGCCCTCGTCGAGGGCGAGACCGCCGGGATAACCACGTACCTGGGGCTCGACCCGCAGGCGTGGTTCGCGGTGCTGGGGCTGCTCATCCTGGGCGGCGTCGTCGGCAAGTCCGCCCAGTTCCCGCTCCACACCTGGCTGCCCGACGCCATGGAGGGTCCGACCCCCGTGTCGGCGCTCATCCACGCGGCCACGATGGTCGCGGCCGGCGTCTACCTGGTCGCGCGCATCTACGGGTTCTACGCCCTGCTGCCGAACGTGCTGGCGCTCATTGCGTTCGTCGGCGGCTTCACGGCCCTGTTTGCCGCGACCATGGGCGTCGTCAAGAAGGAGATCAAGCAGGTGCTGGCGTACTCGACCATCTCCCAGTACGGCTACATGATGCTCGGGCTGGGCGCCGGCGGCTACGTCGCCGCGACCTTCCACCTGATGACCCACGCGTTCTTCAAGGCGCTGCTGTTCCTCGGCGCCGGGTCGGTCATCATCGCGATGCACCACAACGAGGACATGTGGGACATGGGCGGCCTGAAGGAGCGGATGCCCGTGACCTACTGGACGTTCCTCTCGGGGTCGCTCGCGCTGGCGGGCATCGTCCCGTTCGCGGGCTTCTGGTCGAAGGACGAGATCCTCTACGAGGCGCTGGCCCGCGGGATGGAGAACGAACTCCTGCTCGCGGCCTACGCGATGGGACTGCTCGCGGTGTTCTTCACCGGGTTCTACACCTTCCGGATGGTCGCACTGACCTTCCACGGCGAACCCCGGTCGGACACCGCCCGCGACCCCCACGGCGTGCGCTGGAACGTGAAGGGACCGCTCGCGGTCCTGGGGATTCTGGCCGCCGTCGCCGGACTCGTCAACATGGTGCCGGTCGCGGAACTGACCGGCCTCCACATCGAGTACCTGCACGCCTGGCTCGACGGGCCCATCACGGCCACATCGGTCCACCACTACGTGGAGGTTCTCGAGGCGGCCGGCGTCCACCACGCCGACCTGTCGCCGATCCTGCCGGGCCTCGTCTCGCTGGCGCTCGCGCTGGCGGGCGCCGGCCTCGGCTACTGGCTGTACGCCTCGGAGCCCCAGGAGTACACCGACAAGCTGGGCGGCGCGAAGACGGTGCTGTACAACAACTACTACCAGGACGAGTACCAGGTCTGGCTCGCGGAGGGGCTCACCCTGCCGCTGGCCCGCGCCGCGGACAAGTTCGACCAGGGCGTCATCGACGGCGTGGTCAACGGCGTCTCGAGCGTGAGCCTGTTCGGCGGCAACCGGGTCCGGCGGGTCCAGACCGGCGTGGTGTCGAACTACGCCTTCCTGCTGACGGCGAGCTTCGTCGTCCTGCTCGTCGCCATCGGTCTCTTGGGAGGTTGGTTCTGA
- a CDS encoding complex I subunit 4 family protein encodes MWIEALIAVTMASALVVFVAPNKVAAKLSFALSLLPLAGSLWMYSTYEASGNALLAGSELAFETQFRWVTAGPYGLNWHVGLDGISMPLVALTTVLTSLALLASWTPIDERQSQFYGLMLFLEASLLGVFSALDFFLWFVFWEMVLVPMYVLIGVWGGPRRKYAAIKMFVYTNIASLVMFIGFIALVFGLGDSVTTLDMPAIAQALRAGELGSLGPVGADALRTAAFVAMFAGFAVKVPVVPFHTWLPDAHVEAPTPVSIMLAGVLLKMGTYALLRFNFTMLPDVAQQNAQIIALFAVVSVIYGAMLALAQSDLKRIVAYSSVSSMGYVILGLVAYTLYGMGGATFQMVAHGLISGLMFMAVGVIYNTTHTRMVSDMSGLASKMPITVAVLVAGAFGYMGLPLMAGFAAELFIFLGSFGAFAGSVWFTAAAMFGIVVVAGYLLFAMQRTLFGTFEVETDYEVGPAAFHDVAPLVVLILLVILLGVDPNIFYTMIQDAVNPLVPAAGGGV; translated from the coding sequence ATGTGGATCGAAGCACTCATCGCCGTGACGATGGCGAGCGCGCTCGTGGTGTTCGTCGCCCCGAACAAGGTGGCGGCCAAGCTCTCGTTCGCGCTCAGCCTGCTCCCGCTCGCCGGGAGCCTCTGGATGTACAGCACCTACGAGGCCAGCGGGAACGCCCTGCTGGCGGGTAGCGAACTGGCCTTCGAGACCCAGTTCCGCTGGGTCACTGCGGGCCCGTACGGCCTGAACTGGCACGTCGGGCTCGACGGCATCAGCATGCCGCTGGTCGCGCTGACCACGGTGCTCACGTCGCTGGCGCTGCTGGCGTCGTGGACCCCCATCGACGAGCGTCAGAGCCAGTTCTACGGCCTGATGCTCTTCCTGGAGGCGAGCCTGCTCGGCGTCTTCTCGGCGCTGGACTTCTTCCTGTGGTTCGTCTTCTGGGAGATGGTGCTGGTCCCGATGTACGTGCTCATCGGCGTCTGGGGCGGCCCGCGCCGGAAGTACGCCGCAATCAAGATGTTCGTCTACACGAACATCGCCAGCCTCGTGATGTTCATCGGGTTCATCGCGCTGGTGTTCGGCCTCGGCGACTCGGTGACGACCCTCGACATGCCCGCCATCGCGCAGGCGCTGCGCGCGGGCGAACTCGGTAGTCTGGGCCCCGTCGGCGCGGACGCCCTGCGGACGGCGGCGTTCGTCGCCATGTTCGCGGGCTTCGCGGTGAAGGTCCCGGTCGTCCCGTTCCACACGTGGCTGCCCGACGCCCACGTGGAGGCGCCGACGCCGGTCTCGATCATGCTGGCCGGCGTGCTGCTGAAGATGGGCACCTACGCACTGCTCCGGTTCAACTTCACGATGCTGCCGGACGTCGCCCAGCAGAACGCCCAGATCATCGCGCTGTTCGCGGTCGTCAGCGTCATCTACGGCGCGATGCTGGCGCTGGCTCAGTCGGACTTGAAGCGCATCGTGGCGTACTCCTCGGTGTCGTCGATGGGGTACGTCATCCTCGGCCTGGTGGCCTACACGCTGTACGGCATGGGCGGGGCGACGTTCCAGATGGTCGCCCACGGCCTCATCTCGGGGCTGATGTTCATGGCGGTCGGCGTCATCTACAACACGACCCACACCCGGATGGTGTCGGACATGTCCGGGCTGGCGAGCAAGATGCCGATCACCGTGGCGGTGCTCGTCGCGGGCGCGTTCGGCTACATGGGCCTGCCGCTGATGGCCGGCTTCGCCGCGGAGCTGTTCATCTTCCTCGGCTCGTTCGGCGCGTTCGCGGGCTCGGTGTGGTTCACGGCCGCCGCGATGTTCGGCATCGTCGTGGTCGCGGGCTACCTGCTGTTCGCGATGCAGCGCACGCTGTTCGGGACGTTCGAGGTCGAGACCGACTACGAGGTCGGCCCGGCCGCGTTCCACGACGTCGCGCCGCTCGTGGTGCTCATCCTGCTGGTCATCCTGCTGGGCGTCGACCCGAACATCTTCTACACGATGATTCAGGACGCGGTCAACCCGCTGGTTCCGGCGGCCGGAGGTGGTGTATAG
- a CDS encoding NADH-quinone oxidoreductase subunit N — translation MAYQLPTWMSLGPTLALAVTGLLLLVLDSITPDRTDRGLLAGTAALGSLVAVGLAGWYLLAGTGEEPIRLYQNSLVVDTMALFFAFVFASVTTLVVVASYDYMRDHSYQAEYYALVLLAATGMTLMAAANSLAVVFVSLELSSLPSFALVAILKRNRGSVEAGLKYFLIGALSSAIFVYGVSLVYGVTGSLLLPEIASSVGGTDLTGVLGIGVLMILGGFAYKTASVPFHFWAPEAYEGAPAPVSAFLSSASKAAGFAAAFRVFTVAFPVDQLVTGATAGVDWVLAAQVLAVVTMTLGNFAAATQDEVKRMLAYSSIGHAGYVLIGLAALTGGDDQLVLAGGMAHLLVYGFMNTGAFLFIALTEYWSVGRYFEDFNGLATQAPFACAVMTVLLFNLAGLPVGGGFMSKYFLFGAAVGAGFWWLAAVGAINSALSLYYYSRVVKAMWIEEPSGDFDIESKPAGLYAALVAAAVVTVLVLPGFGPVWQYATDAAAALVA, via the coding sequence ATGGCGTACCAGCTTCCGACGTGGATGTCGCTCGGTCCGACGCTCGCGCTCGCGGTGACCGGCCTGCTGCTGCTGGTGCTCGACAGCATCACCCCGGACAGGACCGACCGGGGGCTGCTGGCCGGCACCGCGGCCCTCGGGTCGCTGGTGGCGGTCGGGCTCGCCGGGTGGTACCTGTTGGCCGGCACGGGCGAGGAGCCCATCCGGCTCTACCAGAACTCGCTGGTCGTCGACACGATGGCGCTGTTCTTCGCCTTCGTGTTCGCCAGCGTGACCACGCTGGTCGTGGTCGCCAGCTACGACTACATGCGCGACCACTCCTACCAGGCGGAGTACTACGCGCTGGTCCTGCTGGCGGCGACGGGCATGACGCTGATGGCGGCCGCCAACAGCCTCGCGGTGGTGTTCGTGAGCCTCGAGCTCTCGAGCCTGCCGTCGTTCGCGCTGGTCGCCATCCTGAAGCGCAACCGCGGGAGCGTCGAGGCAGGACTCAAGTACTTCCTCATCGGCGCGCTGTCGTCGGCCATCTTCGTGTACGGCGTCAGCCTCGTCTACGGCGTCACCGGCTCGCTGCTGCTGCCCGAGATCGCGAGCAGCGTCGGCGGGACTGACCTGACCGGCGTGCTCGGCATCGGCGTGCTGATGATCCTGGGCGGGTTCGCGTACAAGACCGCCTCGGTGCCGTTCCACTTCTGGGCGCCCGAGGCGTACGAGGGCGCGCCCGCGCCCGTCTCGGCGTTCCTCTCGTCGGCCTCGAAGGCCGCCGGGTTCGCCGCGGCGTTCCGGGTGTTCACCGTCGCGTTCCCGGTCGACCAGCTGGTGACCGGCGCGACCGCCGGCGTCGACTGGGTCCTCGCGGCCCAGGTCCTGGCGGTCGTGACGATGACCCTCGGTAACTTCGCGGCCGCGACCCAGGACGAGGTCAAGCGGATGCTCGCGTACTCGTCGATCGGGCACGCGGGCTACGTCCTCATCGGGCTCGCGGCGCTGACCGGCGGCGACGACCAGCTGGTGCTGGCCGGCGGCATGGCCCACCTGCTCGTCTACGGGTTCATGAACACGGGCGCGTTCCTGTTCATCGCCCTGACCGAGTACTGGTCTGTCGGTCGGTACTTCGAGGACTTCAACGGTCTGGCCACGCAGGCGCCGTTCGCGTGCGCGGTCATGACTGTCCTGCTGTTCAACCTCGCGGGCCTCCCGGTCGGCGGCGGCTTCATGAGCAAGTACTTCCTGTTCGGCGCCGCCGTCGGCGCGGGCTTCTGGTGGCTCGCCGCCGTGGGCGCCATCAACAGCGCGCTGTCGCTGTACTACTACTCGCGGGTCGTGAAGGCGATGTGGATCGAGGAGCCGTCGGGCGACTTCGACATCGAGTCGAAGCCGGCCGGCCTCTACGCCGCGCTCGTCGCGGCCGCGGTCGTCACCGTGCTCGTCCTGCCCGGGTTCGGCCCGGTCTGGCAGTACGCCACCGACGCCGCGGCGGCGCTCGTGGCGTAG